From the Magnetococcus sp. PR-3 genome, the window TGGTGGGGCCTGCCGTTACATCCATGGCTAAAAAGGTGAGGGCAATATCATGTACACCGGATTTTACGGCGCTGGAGATAGCACTATCCATAGTCCTGTCCTGTATGGTCGCAATGACAACCATGTTGTATCGTTCATGGAGATCGGGCTGCAAGTCAACCCGCAGGTGATACCCAATAGTGGTGTGCAAAGCAACGTCTATTTTTTTTGGTCAGGCCAATGAGAAGGCCATACGCCACGTTCCCTCTATTTTCCTACTCTTAGTTTGTGACTTTCAAGTGAATAAATGGTTCCAACCCTGTGTGATAAAAGCGGTTTCGCAGTAAAAAACGGTGATCTCCATATGGTGTAAGCCTTTTTTGAAGGTTGAAAAAAAACATATGGCGATGTTGGAATATGTCAGAACTCCGTAACAATGTGACAGAATGGCAGGCTTTCTGGCCGGGGGGATAAGCATCTTTTTTTTTCTAACATGGGAACTAAACAATTTGAGATGAATCTGTGTTGCAGCGAGCAAATGGAAGAGGTGGTTTGACCTTAAGGAGTAACAGTTGTGAAGCGTATACAATGGATCGGATTGGCCGCAGCAGGTATTTTGTTGAGCGGTTGTGGTGGAAACAATGACTATACACCGGCAGCGGGTAGCAGCCCGGATACCATTTTTGCAGAGGCTTGTGCCAGTTGCCATGGGGATAAAGGGGCAGGTAAGTTAGGCTTTTTGCTGAAAGTTGCGGGGAGTGATGCCGAGCCTGCAGCCATTGCGGGTCATATTCAAAGTGGTGGTCCGGTTATGCCTGCTTTTCCAAATATCAATGAAGCAGACCGGGTGGCGATTGCCGCTTATTTAAAGAGCCTGTAAAGGGTTTAGGGCGTTGATCCTTTATTGGCATGATGGCCAGCAGGGCAGCTTTAAAGTTATCCGGCAAACGGATCTGTTTGGTTTGGCTCTGCAGCAGCCAGGGGCCTTTTACGATCTGTGGGAGCCCGCCAGCCTGTTCCAGGTCTATTGCGACATTGAGGAGATCCCTCAACCCATTGCCCAGCGGGTTGAGGCAACGGGTTCGTGTGTGGAGTATGGTCTACCGGGGCAACCGGCGCTTTACTACACCGAAGCTCAGGCCCCCAGTCGTGTTCAGTGGGCTTTGGCAGTGCTTAATGGGGTTGGGCAGGCCAAGCTGTTTAAAACCGAGCAGCAGGCCGCTCAGTTCGCCCACGGGCATGAACCCGCACAACAGGCTTGGCAGTTTTATCAAACGACCCAGCGTTAAGGGGTGTGGATCAGGTGTCTCAAAGGCCGCCGGTGTAGACCAGCGGCCTTTTTGATGCGTGACCGTGACTTTGCTCACCAGGGGCATAACCCCGCACAACAGGCTTGGCGGTATGATCAAGCGACCCAGCGTTAAGGGGGGTTGATCCGGTGTCTCAAAGGCCGCCGGTGTAGACTGACGGCCTTTTTGATGCGGGACCGTGACTTTGCTCACCAGGGGCATAAACCCGCACAACAGGCTTGGCGGTATGATCAAGCGACCCAGCTTTAAAAGGGGTATGGATCAGGTGTCTCAAAGGCTGCCGGTGTAGACCGGCGGCCTTTTTGATGCGTGACCGTGACGGGCCGGTGGTAACAAAGGTGGTCTGCTGAGCCTGAGGGGGGAACCCTCGGAGAAGGCTGGTCCGTTGTGATGGTCTTAACGGCGGACTGCAAGCAGGCTCGCCTTTGGGTTGAACATGCTGACAGAGCCCTTTTTCAACGAAGGGGGCTGCGTGTGGTTTTTCTGTGGATAACCCAACCGCAGATGACAACTTGCGGAGGGTGGTAAAGCGCACTTTGGCCCCAGGGTTGGGTGCGCAAAAGCTCAAAAAATGGATCAGGTGTCTCAAAGGCCGCCGGTGTAGACCGGCGGCCTTTTTGATGCGGGACCGTGACTTTGCTCACCAGGGGCATAAACCCGCACAACAGGCTTGGCGGTATGATCAAGCGACCCAGCTTTTAAGGGGGGTTGATCCGGTGTCTCAAAGGCCGTCGGTGTAGACTGACGGCCTTTTTGATGCGTGAC encodes:
- a CDS encoding c-type cytochrome translates to MKRIQWIGLAAAGILLSGCGGNNDYTPAAGSSPDTIFAEACASCHGDKGAGKLGFLLKVAGSDAEPAAIAGHIQSGGPVMPAFPNINEADRVAIAAYLKSL